The genome window GGGAAGGACGCGAGTTCTTCCCCGTTCCTTATTGCTTCGCCAGCATCTCGTGTCGTCGTCGCCGCTGGCGCTCCTCGCGCCTCGGGTCAGCGTCCGACACCCGCGCCCAGTTTCGGCCCGTACACGCACCGCAATCACTCTCGCACCCTTATTGGCGCAAAGCTCCATGGACAGGGGCGGCGCTCCGGCTTTATAGGTAGTCAGGCGCCGGGCAAGCACCCCGCGCTTTGCTATTCAGGAACATCCAACCATGACCGAAGAATTCCACCGCATCAAACGACTGCCGCCTTACGTGTTCGAGCAAGTGAACAAGCTCAAGGCAGCAGCACGAGCGCGTGGGGAAGACATCATCGATCTGGGGATGGGCAATCCGGACCTGCCGACGCCCGACCACATCACCGAAAAGCTGATCGAGACGGTCGGCAAGCCGCGCACGAACCGCTATTCTGCGTCGCGAGGCATTCCGGGACTGCGGCGCGCGCAGGCAGGGTATTATGACCGCCGCTTCGGCGTGAAGCTGAACCCCGACACGCAGGTTGTCGCCACGCTCGGCTCGAAGGAAGGCTTCGCCAATATGGCGCAGGCCATCACCGCGCCGGGCGATCTGGTCCTCGTGCCAAGCCCGACCTATCCGATCCACGAATTCGGCTTCATCATCTCGGGCGGCACCATCCGCCACGTGCCGGCGAGCGTGGACGACACGTTCCTTAGCGCGGTCGACAAGGCCGTGAAGCACAGCGTGCCGAAGCCGCTCGCGCTCATCATATCCTATCCGTCCAACCCGACGGCGCTGATGGCGAGCCTCGACTTCTACAAGGAAGTCATCGACTACGCGAAGAAGCACGATCTCATCGTTCTGTCCGATGTCGCCTATGCCGAGATCTACTTCGACGACAACCCGCCGCCGTCCATCCTTCA of Rhodomicrobium vannielii ATCC 17100 contains these proteins:
- a CDS encoding LL-diaminopimelate aminotransferase yields the protein MTEEFHRIKRLPPYVFEQVNKLKAAARARGEDIIDLGMGNPDLPTPDHITEKLIETVGKPRTNRYSASRGIPGLRRAQAGYYDRRFGVKLNPDTQVVATLGSKEGFANMAQAITAPGDLVLVPSPTYPIHEFGFIISGGTIRHVPASVDDTFLSAVDKAVKHSVPKPLALIISYPSNPTALMASLDFYKEVIDYAKKHDLIVLSDVAYAEIYFDDNPPPSILQVPGAFDVAVEFTSLSKTYSMPGWRMGFCVGNERLCAALARVKSYLDYGAFTPIQVAATAALNGPQDCVEEMRQIYKRRRDCLVETFERAGWPIPAPGGTMFAWAPLPPGWEKVGSLEFSKLLLEKAGVAVSPGLGFGEYGEGFVRIALVENEHRIRQAARAVKKFLSSGEQTLHNVIPFAEAGAR